A stretch of the Flavobacterium sp. 5 genome encodes the following:
- a CDS encoding MFS transporter, which yields MKDNKPWYWIPLLNFASGFPYIIITSVSVLMYKKLGISNEDIGIYTSLLYLPWVIKPLWSPFIDLHGTKRKWFLTMQLVISIVFLIVGFTIPFSNFFLVSLALFWVAAFASASNDVATDGFYLLALEKEQQSLFLGIRSTFYRMAMLTGNGLIVLLAGYLENKYANNTKAWSYTMIFVGLLMVFLTIYNFFSTPKTEINAIQKASKSEEQSFGSVFASFFKKKQIGIVLAFILLFRLGESQLLKMLTPFLVDPIRYELVESSSDDGETKALDLFNLKVKSGEKLSDSELQQLYAKLPISTEMANAKKPLTEVESKDKVEYQNLNKTRIGLINQLITNKGTQKNIPKGGMGLETEDIGLIYGTFGLIALLLGGILGGIAISKQGLTKWMLPMFLAMHLPILGFVLLAHFHPTSIYYIYTVVIIEQFGYGFGFAAFMMYLIYIAEGESKTAHYAIATGFMAMGMMLPGMASGFIQEYLGYGNFFIWVLLATLPGLILSRFLIFPKDYGKKIEA from the coding sequence ATGAAAGACAACAAGCCTTGGTATTGGATTCCGTTATTAAATTTTGCATCGGGTTTTCCATACATTATTATCACATCTGTTTCTGTGTTAATGTATAAAAAATTAGGAATTAGTAATGAAGATATTGGTATTTATACTAGTTTATTGTACTTGCCATGGGTTATAAAACCTTTATGGAGCCCATTTATTGATTTACACGGAACCAAACGCAAATGGTTTCTAACTATGCAATTAGTTATTTCAATTGTCTTTTTAATTGTTGGATTTACCATTCCGTTCAGTAATTTTTTCCTTGTAAGTTTAGCGCTCTTTTGGGTAGCTGCCTTCGCTTCCGCCTCAAATGATGTGGCTACTGATGGATTTTATTTATTAGCTTTAGAAAAAGAACAACAATCACTTTTTCTTGGTATCAGAAGTACTTTTTATCGAATGGCTATGCTTACAGGAAATGGTCTAATCGTATTATTAGCAGGATATCTGGAAAATAAATATGCTAACAACACAAAAGCATGGTCCTACACAATGATCTTCGTTGGACTCTTGATGGTATTTTTAACTATATATAATTTCTTCTCTACTCCAAAAACAGAAATAAACGCTATTCAAAAAGCATCTAAATCCGAAGAACAAAGCTTCGGTTCTGTTTTTGCTAGTTTTTTTAAAAAGAAACAAATAGGAATTGTTTTGGCTTTTATTCTTCTTTTTAGATTAGGAGAATCCCAATTACTTAAAATGCTAACTCCTTTCTTAGTAGACCCAATTAGATACGAACTAGTAGAGTCAAGTTCAGATGATGGTGAGACAAAAGCATTAGACTTATTCAATCTAAAAGTAAAGAGCGGAGAAAAATTATCAGATTCAGAGCTGCAACAACTATATGCTAAACTTCCAATATCAACTGAAATGGCAAATGCAAAAAAACCATTAACAGAAGTGGAAAGCAAAGATAAAGTGGAATATCAAAATTTAAATAAAACCCGAATTGGACTTATAAATCAATTGATTACTAATAAAGGAACTCAAAAAAATATTCCCAAAGGAGGAATGGGTTTAGAAACTGAAGATATTGGTTTGATTTATGGAACTTTTGGACTTATCGCATTATTATTAGGTGGAATTTTAGGAGGAATTGCGATATCAAAACAAGGGTTAACCAAATGGATGTTACCAATGTTTTTAGCCATGCACTTACCTATTCTCGGTTTTGTTTTACTGGCACATTTTCATCCTACTTCAATTTATTACATTTATACAGTGGTTATTATTGAGCAATTTGGTTATGGATTTGGTTTTGCAGCTTTCATGATGTACTTAATTTATATCGCTGAAGGCGAATCCAAAACAGCTCACTATGCCATTGCTACAGGTTTTATGGCAATGGGTATGATGCTTCCAGGAATGGCAAGTGGTTTTATTCAAGAATATTTAGGCTATGGAAACTTCTTTATTTGGGTGCTTTTAGCAACACTTCCAGGTTTAATTCTATCTCGCTTTTTGATTTTCCCAAAGGATTATGGAAAGAAAATAGAAGCTTAA
- a CDS encoding amino acid permease → MALKGLFRKKTVQDILKQVEKNNLEGHEALGKHLTTKDLTAFGIAAIVGAGIFSTIGKASFDGGPAVIFLFLFTAIACGFAAFAYAEFASMVPVSGSAYTYSYVAFGELIAWIIGWALIMEYSVGNITVAISWSDYFTGLLSSGGINLPQWVQMDYLTASNGFKDATALMEGGKSFENLSSGMQSAYTAWTTSPMIGSFHFVADLPALLIIVLITALIYRGMKESRNASNIMVVVKICIVLLVIAVGIFYVDTNNWHPFAPNGVSGVLKGVSAVFFAYIGFDAISTTAEECKNPQRDLPRGMMWAIIICTVLYIAIALVLTGMVSYNSLNVGDPLAFVFDQLHLKWMSGIIAVSAVVAMASVLLVFQMGQPRIWMSMSRDGLLPKKFSTVHPKYKTPSFATIVVGFVVAVPALFMNLTMVTDLCSIGTLFAFVLVCAGVLALQNRTDIPRGKFKTPYVNSKYIFPLLIVIALVFSFGYNKEATMGFITNETKTNDSEFIITSLNKEETQKVYNYLVSIEDKSVDIKNLDAEQLLNQYQEDDTKYASVVAGLPISDSIKYESGFDLFKHKIPMWIFLIVIVGLVFWSWKENLSLIPLLGLICCLYMMAELSVWNWIYFGIWLILGLIIYFSFSRKNSKLNLTNE, encoded by the coding sequence ATGGCATTAAAAGGACTTTTTAGAAAAAAAACAGTTCAAGATATTTTAAAACAGGTCGAAAAAAACAATTTAGAGGGGCATGAAGCACTCGGTAAACATTTAACTACTAAAGATTTAACGGCTTTTGGTATTGCGGCAATTGTTGGGGCAGGTATTTTTAGTACTATAGGAAAAGCTAGTTTTGACGGAGGTCCAGCCGTAATTTTTTTGTTTTTATTTACTGCTATTGCTTGTGGTTTTGCAGCTTTTGCTTACGCTGAATTTGCTTCTATGGTTCCGGTTTCAGGAAGTGCTTATACCTATTCGTATGTTGCTTTTGGAGAATTAATCGCTTGGATTATTGGTTGGGCTTTGATAATGGAATACTCGGTCGGAAATATAACGGTCGCGATATCATGGAGTGATTATTTTACAGGATTGCTCTCCAGTGGCGGAATAAATTTGCCACAATGGGTACAAATGGATTATTTGACAGCTTCCAATGGTTTTAAAGATGCTACTGCTTTAATGGAAGGTGGAAAATCTTTTGAAAACTTAAGCTCAGGAATGCAAAGTGCTTATACCGCTTGGACAACTTCACCAATGATAGGTTCTTTTCATTTCGTAGCCGATTTGCCAGCATTATTAATTATTGTTTTGATTACAGCATTGATTTATAGAGGAATGAAAGAGTCTCGTAATGCGAGTAATATTATGGTTGTTGTTAAAATTTGCATTGTTTTATTGGTAATTGCAGTTGGTATATTTTATGTAGATACCAATAATTGGCATCCATTTGCACCGAATGGAGTTTCAGGGGTTTTGAAAGGAGTGTCGGCTGTGTTCTTTGCTTATATTGGTTTTGATGCTATTTCAACTACTGCCGAAGAGTGTAAAAATCCACAACGTGATTTGCCAAGGGGGATGATGTGGGCGATTATTATTTGTACCGTTTTGTATATAGCCATTGCTTTAGTATTAACTGGAATGGTAAGCTATAATAGTTTAAATGTTGGTGATCCATTAGCTTTTGTGTTTGATCAATTGCATTTAAAATGGATGTCTGGTATTATTGCGGTAAGTGCTGTAGTTGCTATGGCAAGTGTTTTATTGGTTTTTCAAATGGGACAACCTCGTATTTGGATGAGTATGAGTCGTGATGGTTTATTGCCTAAAAAATTCTCTACAGTGCATCCAAAATATAAAACACCATCTTTTGCTACAATTGTAGTAGGTTTTGTTGTAGCTGTTCCAGCTTTATTTATGAACTTGACAATGGTTACCGATTTGTGTAGTATTGGTACTTTGTTTGCCTTTGTTTTGGTTTGTGCCGGAGTATTGGCTTTGCAAAATAGAACCGATATTCCAAGAGGAAAATTTAAAACACCTTATGTAAATTCCAAATATATTTTTCCTTTATTGATCGTTATTGCTTTGGTTTTCTCTTTTGGTTACAACAAAGAAGCAACTATGGGGTTTATTACGAATGAAACTAAAACAAACGATTCGGAATTTATAATTACCTCTTTGAATAAAGAAGAAACACAAAAAGTGTATAATTATTTGGTGAGTATTGAGGACAAATCTGTTGATATAAAAAATCTTGACGCAGAACAATTGTTAAATCAATACCAAGAAGATGATACTAAATATGCTAGCGTTGTTGCTGGATTACCTATTTCGGATAGTATAAAATATGAAAGCGGATTTGATTTATTCAAACATAAAATACCAATGTGGATTTTCTTGATTGTAATAGTTGGATTGGTTTTTTGGTCTTGGAAAGAGAATTTGTCTTTAATTCCGCTTTTGGGTTTAATTTGTTGTTTGTATATGATGGCAGAATTGAGCGTTTGGAATTGGATTTATTTTGGAATTTGGTTAATCCTCGGATTGATTATTTATTTCAGTTTCAGTCGTAAGAATAGTAAGTTGAATTTAACGAACGAATAG
- a CDS encoding glycoside hydrolase family 3 protein: protein MTLEQKIGQFFFPAVFINDTEENIQETERLIRDYNIGGLTFFHSRASAATNYESKKKVEFNDDSYQRLKDLIIRYQKCATTPLLMSIDAEWGLAMRVEKTPQYPYAITLGALPERKIDLIYEVGKQIGLDLKSAGIHYNLAPLADINNNPNNPVIGYRSFGSNKEKVAQYALEYLRGMSDVGILGCLKHFPGHGNTSVDSHLGLPVLEENLEQLLENELVPFIKGIENQVDSIMIGHLAVPALNDGKETSATLSKNIIESLLRERLGYDGLIISDALNMHSVSKLYDTKGQLEWEAFNAGNDVLCFAENVAEGIQEILKNATPQRIEESLNRIMKCKQKAGLFEENKTIVADFDFKITSDLNRKIADYCITDIKDKNNSIIVFDAKNRERLAKLSVYKTIENPFFTTLGSFLPSPEYAIENADDLINTSIKEDLTPFDTILVSLFVPKAKPLNNFDLEDSVLEFLGQLFQTKKCILYVFGNPYALQVIPNLDKTIGIVEMYQDFVEFQESAAEQLLEDKKAKGSLPVSLTGI, encoded by the coding sequence ATGACACTAGAACAAAAAATCGGACAATTCTTTTTTCCAGCCGTTTTCATCAACGACACTGAGGAAAATATTCAAGAAACAGAACGCTTAATCAGAGATTACAACATTGGTGGATTGACATTTTTTCATAGCAGAGCCAGCGCGGCAACCAATTATGAATCGAAGAAAAAAGTAGAATTTAACGATGATAGTTATCAACGTTTAAAAGATTTAATTATTCGTTATCAAAAATGCGCCACTACTCCCCTGTTAATGAGTATCGATGCTGAATGGGGTTTGGCGATGCGTGTCGAAAAAACACCACAATATCCTTATGCTATTACGCTTGGTGCTTTACCCGAAAGAAAAATCGATTTGATTTATGAAGTAGGTAAACAAATTGGATTAGACTTAAAATCAGCTGGAATACATTATAATCTGGCACCATTAGCAGACATTAATAACAACCCTAACAATCCTGTAATTGGCTATCGTTCTTTTGGTTCCAATAAAGAAAAAGTTGCCCAATACGCATTAGAATATCTTAGAGGAATGTCGGATGTTGGAATTTTGGGCTGTTTGAAACATTTTCCCGGACACGGAAATACCAGCGTAGATTCACATTTGGGATTACCTGTTTTAGAAGAAAATCTGGAGCAATTACTAGAAAACGAATTAGTCCCATTTATAAAAGGAATAGAAAACCAAGTCGATTCAATCATGATTGGTCATTTAGCAGTTCCAGCTTTAAACGATGGAAAAGAAACTTCGGCTACTTTATCCAAAAATATTATTGAATCCCTTTTACGTGAGCGTTTGGGTTATGATGGTTTAATAATTTCCGATGCTTTAAATATGCACAGCGTTTCTAAATTATATGATACTAAGGGACAATTAGAATGGGAAGCTTTCAACGCTGGAAATGACGTTCTTTGCTTTGCCGAAAACGTAGCCGAAGGTATTCAGGAAATTCTAAAAAATGCTACTCCACAACGCATTGAAGAAAGTTTAAACCGCATTATGAAATGCAAACAAAAGGCAGGTCTCTTTGAAGAAAATAAAACAATTGTAGCTGATTTTGACTTTAAAATCACTTCGGATTTGAATCGAAAAATAGCCGATTATTGCATTACAGATATCAAAGACAAAAACAATTCCATAATCGTTTTTGATGCTAAAAACAGAGAACGTTTGGCCAAATTGAGTGTTTACAAAACGATTGAAAATCCATTTTTCACCACTTTAGGTTCCTTCTTACCTTCCCCGGAATATGCAATTGAAAATGCAGATGATTTAATCAATACAAGTATAAAGGAGGATCTCACACCATTTGATACCATACTCGTTTCGCTATTTGTTCCGAAAGCAAAACCTCTGAATAATTTTGATTTAGAAGATTCTGTTTTAGAATTTTTAGGGCAATTATTTCAAACCAAAAAATGTATTTTGTATGTTTTTGGTAATCCTTATGCCTTACAGGTTATTCCAAATCTCGACAAAACCATAGGAATTGTCGAAATGTATCAGGATTTTGTGGAGTTTCAAGAAAGCGCAGCCGAACAATTATTAGAAGATAAAAAAGCCAAAGGAAGCTTACCTGTTTCATTAACAGGAATCTAG
- a CDS encoding glycoside hydrolase family 10 protein has product MYIKKSLLYPTIYLLLSTIIGFAQRREMHPKNEFRAVWIATVVNIDWPKNSWDSVEKQKADFIQILDTYQKLNYNVVVVQIRSVGDALYPSILAPWSRYLTGSEGKAPPQNFDPLKWMIEESHERGFEFHAWMNPYRATMDLKTENLSIDHDYNKHREWMIEYGGKYYYNPALPEVQKHLTNIVEEVVIKYDIDAIHFDDYFYPYKIKGLDFNDTASYQKYGNGLSLEDWRRSNVTTFVKNISFGIKKLKPWVQFGISPFGVWRNKTLDLKGSETYGTSNYDDLYADPMNWMNNNWIDYIIPQLYWSIDYKSPSAVNYSKLLKWWSENVPNNIALYIGNSTYKIKSDSDKHWNNIYEIPNQIDFARNYPNVQGNGFFSAKWFINKNQDVVKYLKENEYKYPALPLPVPNLKKTITETLLINSITKDTASYYVSFQKPKLPSQVRYIIVYAAKNSAKININDASQILEKIAVIEENNEFSIEVPAYKMIGKAAFAFTFVDYYANESPETIIDLEVETQTK; this is encoded by the coding sequence ATGTATATAAAGAAGTCCTTATTATACCCGACTATATATTTGCTCCTTTCAACTATTATTGGGTTTGCCCAAAGAAGAGAGATGCATCCCAAAAATGAATTTCGAGCTGTTTGGATTGCAACTGTTGTCAACATTGACTGGCCCAAAAACAGTTGGGATTCAGTTGAAAAACAAAAAGCTGACTTTATCCAAATTTTAGATACGTATCAAAAACTCAATTACAATGTGGTAGTCGTTCAGATACGTTCTGTCGGTGATGCATTATACCCAAGTATATTAGCGCCTTGGTCCCGATATTTAACTGGAAGTGAAGGAAAAGCTCCTCCTCAAAATTTTGATCCTCTGAAATGGATGATCGAAGAAAGTCATGAACGTGGTTTTGAATTTCATGCCTGGATGAATCCTTATCGTGCTACAATGGATTTAAAAACCGAAAACTTAAGTATTGATCATGATTACAACAAACACCGTGAATGGATGATTGAATATGGTGGCAAATACTACTACAATCCCGCTCTTCCCGAAGTCCAAAAACACTTGACGAATATAGTAGAAGAAGTGGTTATAAAATATGATATTGATGCCATTCACTTTGATGATTATTTTTATCCGTATAAAATAAAAGGACTTGATTTTAATGATACTGCATCGTATCAAAAATATGGAAACGGACTTTCACTTGAAGATTGGAGACGTTCAAATGTAACCACTTTTGTAAAAAACATTTCTTTTGGCATCAAAAAACTAAAACCTTGGGTTCAGTTTGGCATCAGTCCGTTTGGAGTTTGGCGTAACAAAACATTAGACCTAAAGGGTTCAGAAACTTACGGCACTAGTAATTATGATGATTTATATGCCGATCCTATGAACTGGATGAATAACAATTGGATTGATTATATCATCCCTCAATTGTATTGGAGTATTGATTATAAATCACCTTCGGCAGTTAACTATTCTAAATTATTGAAATGGTGGTCTGAGAATGTCCCAAATAATATTGCTTTATATATAGGAAACAGCACATATAAAATCAAATCAGATTCAGATAAACATTGGAATAATATTTATGAAATTCCAAATCAAATTGATTTCGCGCGTAACTACCCAAATGTGCAAGGAAATGGTTTTTTTAGCGCCAAATGGTTTATAAATAAAAATCAAGATGTGGTTAAATACCTAAAAGAGAATGAATACAAATATCCAGCATTACCTTTACCAGTTCCTAACTTAAAAAAGACTATTACCGAAACTTTGCTAATTAATTCAATTACTAAGGATACAGCAAGTTATTATGTTTCATTTCAAAAACCGAAACTACCATCACAAGTTCGCTATATCATTGTATATGCTGCTAAAAATTCAGCTAAAATAAACATTAACGACGCCTCTCAAATTTTAGAAAAAATTGCTGTTATTGAAGAAAACAATGAATTCAGTATCGAAGTTCCAGCTTATAAAATGATTGGAAAAGCAGCTTTTGCCTTTACTTTCGTTGACTATTATGCAAACGAAAGTCCTGAAACCATAATTGATTTGGAAGTAGAAACACAAACAAAATAA
- a CDS encoding starch-binding protein, whose amino-acid sequence MKKNLLLFYALLIPFVFVKAQVNTTYLWHLHQPTYWGDLSKKNPNRYQIVKESQDLKVSGANNDVNGLAHPTNNLEEIFGTGDRVAAYQFAPKNSINSIRDLPKAGAQITYGGSLMENVNELAQANQWGYSNSWTQNIKDAKAWKTSGGFSRMEVVSFTMHHALSPLLSDEALKKEIKAHQYYSAQLFGSHDSKGYWPAECAFSERIIKTLTECGIEWSVIANSHLSRTLSDYPIKYGSGGSMCDLPNKADQVDTKGNTWFSAQKDARGGQFAVPYSYLPYKAKYVDPETAQEYKITVVPMADYESYEDGYAAIGTSLIAPIVAKASTSPRPPLVLFAHDGDNAWGGGSSYYNESVTGFSHASAANGNIPTTIPQYLQDNPVPESEVVHVEDGAWVNADGDFGHPQFTNWLWPFFDPVTKKFNPNGWTEDMMNQAITTAGENHAIMAEQLEGNNLRMSEIVNPTSAVSPAEKAWHFLMAGYDSGNAYYGLAEDLEIKTTLAVNRCVQFAKPTLDAHPGVDATKPSVFIPQRWPYNPGEKGYGAPYAYKDFLNSADFTVYTFAYDVSGIQKSELKYRIDVDGKNTLSSNQNEIYAGGTEVGAWISLPMTERVFPKGNFTNSTQADLYMLPTVIASQYSAEIAGISEKLLDYYVEVTDKKGNITKSKIQHVWVGKNLDVAPKIAFTPDATNSTIALDVTISATDSTDPKPKFYYTTDGSTPTLSSPFAESTKTITVSQTTTIKAFAVDKDGNSSEIVSKLYSIGAIPEFTVYFKKPTNWNSAVKIYYWSPTGTAPVVTYPGVAMTKDCGDWYKYTFPSTVTASNLLFNDGTLKTADLTTTAGIKYYDSAWLTAEPANRCPVIAPDFTNSQAGGTFTTGINVNVTLTANESTSTIYYTLDGTTPTVTSPSAIGTKALVITSTTTLKAFVKNTAGVSSAIKTETYTFSTPTTFTVYFKKPTNWSTSVKVYYWSPTGTAPAVTYPGVAMTQDCGDWYKYTFPSTVSATNLLFNDGNLKTADLTVSAGIKYYDSAWLSAEPTNRCPVIAPDFTNSKPGGTFTTGTTVNVVLTASEATSKIYYTIDGTTPTTTSPSAIGTKSFAFTANTTLKAFVINTAGVSSAIKTEIYNFNAATTLTVYFKPPTTWTSAPKLHYWNAVPAGSVASTTWPGVTMIADTNGFYKYTITGPTSVNIIFNNGSSGSANQTADLLNKTNGYSYTWGVTTSKLDTKTEVAEEESYLIRLYPNPVNETLQINSTIPVTNYNIISAQGSIVQEGKLNGNTIDVSRLSNGLYFVTLQLENGKQTMQKIIKK is encoded by the coding sequence ATGAAAAAAAACCTACTATTATTTTATGCCTTATTAATTCCTTTTGTTTTTGTAAAAGCACAAGTGAATACTACCTATTTATGGCACTTACATCAACCAACTTACTGGGGTGATTTGAGTAAAAAGAATCCAAACAGATATCAAATTGTAAAAGAGTCGCAAGATTTGAAAGTCTCCGGAGCCAATAATGATGTAAATGGACTTGCCCACCCTACAAATAATCTAGAAGAGATTTTTGGAACAGGGGATCGTGTTGCTGCGTATCAATTTGCTCCAAAAAATTCTATAAACTCTATTCGGGATTTACCAAAAGCAGGAGCTCAAATAACCTACGGTGGTTCGTTGATGGAAAACGTAAATGAACTTGCCCAAGCCAATCAATGGGGCTATTCTAATTCCTGGACTCAAAATATTAAAGATGCAAAAGCATGGAAGACTTCGGGAGGATTTTCACGAATGGAAGTAGTATCATTTACAATGCACCATGCTCTTTCTCCACTATTAAGCGATGAAGCATTAAAAAAAGAAATTAAAGCTCATCAATATTACAGTGCACAATTATTTGGATCACATGATTCAAAAGGATATTGGCCTGCAGAATGTGCTTTTTCTGAAAGAATTATTAAAACATTAACTGAATGCGGTATAGAATGGTCAGTAATAGCTAATAGCCATTTATCCAGAACTTTATCCGATTATCCAATAAAATACGGTTCTGGTGGATCTATGTGTGATCTTCCAAACAAAGCTGATCAGGTAGACACAAAAGGAAACACTTGGTTTTCTGCTCAAAAGGATGCTCGTGGTGGTCAGTTTGCAGTTCCCTATTCTTATCTTCCTTATAAAGCAAAATATGTAGATCCGGAAACAGCGCAAGAATACAAAATCACGGTAGTTCCAATGGCTGATTATGAAAGCTACGAAGATGGATATGCTGCAATTGGCACTTCTTTAATAGCACCTATTGTTGCCAAAGCTTCAACTTCTCCAAGACCTCCTTTGGTATTATTTGCTCACGATGGTGACAATGCTTGGGGTGGTGGTTCTTCATATTACAACGAGTCGGTTACCGGATTTTCACACGCATCTGCGGCTAATGGAAATATCCCAACCACAATACCTCAGTATTTACAAGATAATCCCGTTCCAGAATCAGAAGTAGTGCATGTAGAAGATGGTGCTTGGGTAAATGCTGATGGCGATTTTGGACATCCTCAATTTACAAACTGGTTGTGGCCGTTCTTTGATCCGGTAACAAAAAAATTCAATCCAAATGGCTGGACAGAAGACATGATGAATCAAGCCATAACTACTGCTGGTGAAAACCACGCGATCATGGCTGAGCAACTGGAAGGAAATAATCTTAGAATGAGCGAAATTGTAAACCCTACATCTGCTGTAAGTCCTGCCGAAAAAGCTTGGCATTTTTTAATGGCTGGTTATGATAGTGGAAATGCCTATTACGGTCTGGCTGAAGATTTAGAAATAAAAACTACACTTGCAGTAAATCGTTGTGTACAATTTGCAAAACCTACTCTGGATGCCCATCCTGGTGTAGATGCAACAAAACCTTCAGTATTTATTCCGCAACGTTGGCCTTACAATCCTGGTGAAAAAGGATATGGCGCACCTTACGCGTATAAAGATTTTTTAAATTCAGCAGATTTTACAGTTTATACATTCGCATATGATGTTAGTGGAATTCAAAAATCAGAATTAAAATATAGAATTGATGTCGATGGAAAAAATACCCTCTCTTCAAATCAAAACGAAATTTACGCAGGGGGTACCGAAGTTGGAGCATGGATCTCATTACCAATGACTGAAAGAGTTTTTCCAAAAGGAAATTTCACCAACAGTACTCAAGCTGATTTATATATGTTACCAACCGTAATTGCTAGTCAGTATTCTGCCGAAATAGCAGGAATCTCCGAGAAATTATTGGATTATTACGTTGAAGTAACTGATAAAAAAGGCAATATAACCAAATCCAAAATCCAACATGTATGGGTTGGAAAAAATCTGGATGTAGCCCCAAAAATTGCATTTACACCAGACGCTACTAACTCAACAATAGCTCTAGATGTAACTATTTCTGCTACAGACAGCACGGATCCAAAACCAAAATTTTATTATACTACAGATGGTTCTACTCCTACTCTTTCATCCCCTTTTGCTGAATCTACCAAAACTATTACTGTATCACAAACTACAACTATTAAAGCATTTGCCGTAGACAAAGACGGAAATTCATCTGAAATTGTATCAAAATTATATAGTATTGGAGCAATTCCAGAATTCACCGTTTATTTTAAAAAACCAACCAATTGGAATTCTGCTGTAAAAATATATTATTGGTCACCAACCGGAACTGCACCTGTAGTTACTTACCCAGGAGTGGCAATGACAAAAGATTGTGGAGATTGGTACAAATACACTTTCCCATCAACAGTGACTGCTTCAAATTTATTATTTAATGATGGAACTCTAAAAACTGCTGACTTAACTACTACTGCCGGAATAAAATATTATGACTCAGCATGGTTAACTGCCGAACCTGCAAACAGATGTCCTGTTATTGCTCCAGATTTTACAAATTCACAAGCAGGAGGAACATTTACAACTGGAATAAATGTAAATGTAACATTAACTGCTAACGAAAGTACTTCTACAATTTATTATACTTTAGATGGAACCACACCAACAGTAACTTCACCATCTGCAATAGGCACTAAAGCATTGGTTATAACAAGTACTACTACACTAAAAGCTTTTGTCAAAAATACAGCTGGAGTTAGTTCTGCCATTAAAACGGAAACCTATACTTTTAGTACCCCAACTACATTTACAGTTTATTTTAAGAAGCCGACAAATTGGAGTACTTCTGTAAAAGTATATTACTGGTCACCAACTGGAACTGCTCCTGCGGTTACGTATCCTGGAGTTGCTATGACTCAAGATTGTGGAGATTGGTATAAATATACTTTTCCATCGACTGTAAGCGCAACAAATTTATTATTCAATGATGGAAATCTTAAGACAGCTGATTTAACTGTATCGGCAGGAATTAAATATTACGATTCGGCTTGGTTAAGTGCCGAACCTACAAATAGATGTCCTGTTATTGCTCCCGATTTTACAAATTCAAAACCAGGAGGTACATTTACAACTGGAACAACTGTTAATGTTGTTTTAACAGCTAGTGAAGCAACATCTAAGATCTATTACACGATAGACGGAACAACACCTACAACAACTTCACCGTCTGCAATTGGGACTAAATCATTTGCTTTCACTGCCAATACTACTTTAAAAGCATTTGTAATCAATACAGCGGGAGTTTCATCAGCTATTAAAACCGAAATTTATAATTTTAATGCAGCTACGACTCTTACCGTTTATTTCAAACCACCTACTACCTGGACATCTGCTCCAAAATTACATTATTGGAATGCCGTTCCAGCAGGAAGTGTTGCTAGTACAACTTGGCCTGGCGTAACGATGATTGCAGACACAAATGGTTTTTATAAATACACTATAACAGGACCAACTTCGGTAAATATAATTTTCAATAATGGATCTAGTGGTTCTGCAAATCAAACCGCTGATTTATTAAACAAAACCAATGGTTACTCTTATACTTGGGGTGTAACCACATCAAAATTGGACACTAAAACAGAAGTAGCCGAAGAGGAAAGCTATCTAATCCGTTTATATCCTAATCCTGTAAATGAGACTTTGCAAATAAACTCGACTATTCCAGTAACTAATTACAATATTATTTCTGCACAAGGAAGTATTGTTCAGGAAGGAAAATTAAATGGAAATACTATTGATGTAAGTCGTTTGAGTAACGGCCTCTATTTTGTTACTCTCCAATTAGAAAATGGAAAACAAACCATGCAAAAAATCATTAAAAAATAG